One Alligator mississippiensis isolate rAllMis1 chromosome 1, rAllMis1, whole genome shotgun sequence genomic window carries:
- the TAF5L gene encoding TAF5-like RNA polymerase II p300/CBP-associated factor-associated factor 65 kDa subunit 5L: MKRVRTEQIQMAVSCYLKRRQYVDSEGPLKQGLRLCQTAEEMAANLTVQSESGCANVVSAAPCLAEPQQYEVQFGRLRNFLTDSDSQHSHEVMPLLYPLFVYLHLNMVQHGLKSTVDSFYSRFHGMFLQNASQKDIIEQLQTTMTIQDILSNFKLRAFLDNKYVIRLQEDSYNYLLRYLQSDNNNALCKVLTLHIHLDVQPAKRTDYQLYASGSSLRNESNGLEPADMPASILQNEAALDLLQDSIKRVRDGPPSLTTICFYAFYNTEQLLNTAEISPDSKLLAAGFDNSCVKLWSLRSRKLKSEPHLVDVSRIRLACDVLDEEEEEDDNVGTEMKILRGHCGPVYSTRFLSDSSGLLSCSEDMSIRYWDLGSFTNTVLYQGHAYPVWDLDISPCSLYFASGSHDRTARLWSFDRTYPLRIYAGHLADVDCVKFHPNSNYLATGSTDKTVRLWSTQQGSSVRLFTGHRGPVLALAFSPNGKYLASAGEDQRLKLWDLASGTLYKELRGHTDNITSLTFSPDSSLIASASMDNSVRVWDIRNTYCNTPADGSSSELVGVYSGQMNNVLSVQFMACNLLLVTGIAQENQEH; the protein is encoded by the exons ATGAAACGCGTACGCACGGAACAGATTCAGATGGCAGTGTCCTGCTACCTCAAGCGTCGTCAGTATGTAGACTCAGAAGGTCCCCTAAAACAAGGGCTGAGGCTGTGTCAGACCGCTGAAGAGATGGCAGCTAATCTCACAG TTCAATCTGAATCTGGTTGTGCCAATGTagtgtctgcagctccctgcctggcagaaCCACAGCAATATGAAGTACAGTTTGGACGACTACGCAACTTTCTCACAG attcagattcccAGCACAGCCATGAAGTGATGCCTCTTCTGTATCCCCTCTTCGTCTACCTCCATCTTAACATGGTCCAACACGGCCTAAAGAGCACAGTGGACAGTTTCTACAGCCGCTTCCATGGCATGTTCTTGCAGAATGCCAGTCAGAAAGATATCATTGAGCAGTTGCAGACTACCATGACTATTCAAGATATCCTGTCGAACTTCAAGCTCCGGGCTTTTCTGGACAACAAATATGTCATCCGTCTTCAAGAGGACAGCTACAACTACCTTCTTCGCTACCTCCAAAGCGACAACAACAATGCTCTTTGCAAAGTTCTTACCTTGCACATTCACCTGGATGTGCAGCCTGCCAAGAGGACAGACTACCAGCTTTATGCCAGTGGCAGCTCCTTGCGCAATGAGAGTAATGGCCTGGAACCTGCCGACATGCCTGCTTCCATCCTGCAGAACGAGGCAGCGCTAGACTTACTGCAGGACAGCATTAAGAGGGTCAGGGATGGCCCCCCTTCCTTAACCACCATCTGTTTCTATGCCTTCTATAACACAGAGCAGTTGCTGAACACGGCCGAGATCTCACCGGACagcaagctgcttgctgctggatTTGATAATTCTTGTGTAAAGCTGTGGAGCCTGCGATCCAGGAAGTTAAAATCTGAGCCACATCTTGTAGATGTGTCCCGAATCCGCCTGGCTTGTGATGTTCTGGATGAGGAG GAGGAAGAGGATGACAATGTAGGCACCGAAATGAAGATCCTGAGAGGACACTGTGGACCAGTGTATAGCACAAGGTTCCTGTCAGACAGTTCAGGACTCTTATCTTGTTCTGAAGATATGTCTATCAGATACTGGGACCTTGGAAGCTTTACAAACACTGTGTTGTACCAAGGGCACGCCTACCCTGTCTGGGATTTGGACATCAGTCCTTGCAGCCTGTACTTTGCCAGTGGTTCCCATGATCGCACAGCGAGACTCTGGTCATTTGATCGGACGTACCCACTGCGCATATATGCAGGTCACTTGGCAGACGTGGACTGTGTCAAGTTCCACCCCAATTCCAACTACTTGGCAACAGGCTCCACAGACAAAACTGTGAGGCTCTGGAGTACTCAGCAAGGGAGCTCTGTGCGCCTCTTCACAGGTCACCGCGGCCCTGTGCTAGCACTCGCATTTTCTCCCAATGGTAAGTACCTGGCTTCAGCGGGTGAAGACCAGCGGTTAAAGCTGTGGGACCTGGCCTCTGGCACGCTTTACAAAGAGCTGAGAGGGCACACGGACAACATAACCAGCCTTACCTTTAGCCCCGACAGTAGTTTGATTGCCTCTGCATCCATGGATAATTCTGTTCGGGTATGGGACATCCGGAACACTTACTGCAACACCCCAGCAGATGGTTCTTCGAGTGAACTGGTTGGTGTATATAGTGGACAAATGAATAATGTACTGAGTGTACAATTTATGGCCTGTAACCTTCTTCTAGTGACTGGAATTGCACAAGAAAATCAggaacattaa